Proteins encoded by one window of Aspergillus chevalieri M1 DNA, chromosome 6, nearly complete sequence:
- a CDS encoding uncharacterized protein (COG:S;~EggNog:ENOG410PXDD): MVVFRKLFLAEKYPLQAHNQGAATCDVGLSTTDSHSELHDTQTRPLSSHTKSVKPSDSQLEVDRHFERIEKQLQELQGNLQKGPLSPKRPTSPKSQVPSRAPSQRTTQSPRHVDLLEAVFASSQRQQAQTPNQTSPLSPYNEDVAERNMTRFLQQRKPRKRSIYSRFVSALSQDDVADKNAGKHKDDFRPRSRATSIRFRNVSSGSGRTTKGHKRASSGRSDIGPKENKTASPAAQEASQPVTSARETQARDRPRLRTQRSAPNLSTDQPGSPPKGPAPSPAGSLIVPPAYKQGDSWSNTPIPDSPTLPTPGRSVKEPSPDRGTPSTADRRPSTTSRNYSLPARPTPSRKNTLKLSIDTELATRGRQGKVSHRAIQPPTPSSNDMKCNPSIAEIMNSPLPSATPTSMSPLPSANPKVAEIMDMFRQAYTSTKAISPHPTFETLQDAIVREINSHEAFQRVPVPEQGPAFTPSPNQQSFDSVTKPPKTAAPGKDGQFSKLIKPTSFMKHRRNSDARRSISTSVPSKVLGRVSTSGSRRRHTDAPPPSPSLLDTPPLPQGTRNEMPPVYTDIPLRSQTASPGASNKKRSVSISKSLAPSQSVNTLSSHGSSSNTAPSVYCLRAQTSASSGDGCNSYFSDDGDDDVLHLPSPGFEPRQQNYDAASGNAYRPMNWQTSSTRNVISPCSSNSGYWAREMRSVETC; the protein is encoded by the coding sequence ATGGTTGTCTTTAGAAAGCTTTTCCTAGCGGAGAAATATCCGCTGCAGGCTCACAACCAAGGGGCTGCAACGTGTGACGTTGGTCTTAGTACAACGGACAGTCACTCCGAGCTGCACGACACACAGACTCGCCCTCTATCATCTCACACCAAGAGTGTCAAGCCATCAGATTCGCAATTAGAAGTGGATCGCCACTTCGAGAGAATCGAAAAGCAGCTCCAAGAATTGCAAGGCAATCTGCAAAAAGGTCCTTTGTCTCCAAAACGCCCTACGTCTCCCAAATCCCAAGTACCCTCTCGTGCTCCGAGCCAACGCACAACACAAAGCCCTCGACATGTCGACCTGTTAGAGGCCGTTTTCGCTTCCTCGCAGCGGCAGCAAGCGCAGACACCGAACCAAACATCACCACTGTCCCCCTATAACGAAGATGTCGCGGAACGGAACATGACGCGGTTTTTGCAACAACGAAAACCTCGCAAGCGAAGCATCTACTCCCGCTTTGTCTCGGCTTTGTCTCAGGATGATGTGGCAGACAAGAATGCCGGAAAACATAAAGATGATTTCCGTCCTCGATCTCGAGCCACAAGCATACGATTTCGGAATGTTTCGAGTGGTTCTGGAAGAACCACCAAGGGCCACAAGCGTGCCAGCAGTGGTCGTTCGGACATTGGACCGAAGGAGAACAAGACGGCAAGCCCGGCCGCACAGGAAGCTTCTCAGCCTGTTACATCTGCCAGGGAAACCCAGGCACGTGACAGGCCCCGTCTGCGGACGCAGAGGTCAGCACCGAATTTGTCAACTGATCAGCCCGGCTCGCCGCCGAAGGGACCTGCTCCTAGTCCTGCTGGAAGTCTGATTGTTCCGCCAGCCTACAAACAGGGTGATAGCTGGAGCAACACCCCCATTCCGGACAGCCCAACACTGCCGACTCCAGGAAGAAGCGTGAAGGAACCAAGTCCGGACCGGGGAACGCCATCCACAGCAGATCGGCGTCCATCAACGACATCCCGCAACTATTCCCTGCCAGCCCGCCCTACTCCTTCGCGAAAGAACACCCTGAAGCTCTCGATTGACACCGAACTGGCAACTCGCGGGAGACAGGGTAAAGTGTCTCATCGGGCCATCCAACCACCGACCCCCAGCAGCAACGACATGAAATGCAACCCTAGCATTGCTGAGATCATGAACAGCCCTCTGCCGTCGGCTACACCTACCTCTATGTCCCCTCTTCCCTCTGCGAACCCAAAGGTCGCAGAGATCATGGATATGTTTAGACAAGCATACACCTCCACCAAAGCCATCAGTCCCCACCCTACCTTCGAGACATTGCAGGATGCAATTGTTCGTGAGATCAACTCCCACGAAGCCTTCCAACGCGTGCCTGTTCCCGAGCAGGGACCAGCTTTTACACCCTCTCCAAACCAGCAATCGTTTGACAGTGTGACTAAGCCTCCCAAGACTGCTGCTCCCGGAAAGGATGGCCAATTCTCCAAATTGATCAAACCGACTTCCTTTATGAAGCACCGCAGAAACTCTGACGCGCGCAGAAGCATTTCCACGAGTGTTCCTTCGAAGGTTCTGGGCCGGGTTTCTACATCTGGTAGCCGACGCAGACACACCGATGCTCCGCCACCATCTCCTTCTCTCCTCGACACACCACCACTACCCCAAGGAACCCGCAATGAGATGCCTCCTGTCTACACAGACATCCCTCTCCGCTCCCAAACCGCCTCCCCTGGCGCTTCTAACAAGAAGCGTTCAGTCTCCATCTCCAAGAGCCTAGCTCCCTCCCAATCGGTGAACACACTCTCCTCGCACGGATCATCGTCCAACACAGCGCCTTCGGTCTACTGTCTCCGCGCACAGACATCCGCATCATCGGGCGATGGCTGCAACAGTTACTTCTCCGACGATGGCGATGACGatgttcttcatcttcctaGCCCCGGTTTTGAGCCTCGTCAACAGAACTATGACGCGGCCTCGGGCAATGCGTACAGACCTATGAACTGGCAAACGTCATCTACTCGGAATGTCATCTCTCCCTGCTCGTCCAACAGTGGATACTGGGCTCGCGAGATGCGTTCGGTGGAGACTTGTTGA
- the MTR3 gene encoding 3' exoribonuclease family protein (COG:J;~EggNog:ENOG410PIBF;~InterPro:IPR020568,IPR027408,IPR001247;~PFAM:PF01138) encodes MDRRRVNGPPSGTRPAVFASSIKSASATATERPKRQRQSNELRKIFLKTGIIPTASGSSYVEFEPSASLAAARSSPQSLIPPSSSLKLACTVHGPKPLPRSATFSPNIVLTTHVKYAPFAARKRKGHIRDTSERDLGVHLETALRGVIIAERWPKSGLDITITVLEAEDDRWWGDAADSHDASWGLMNVLAGCITAASAAIADARIDCLDLVAGGVAALVCDESTKDEEEPKLKLDTDPAEHRSIQSACVVAYMPGRDEITELWLKGDSSKASLGDGDQRAGHEALIDGAVDAARGAHTVLAEAVKESAERFIRLAMG; translated from the exons ATGGACAGACGAAGAGTCAATGGACCACCTAGCGGCACGAGGCCTGCTGTTTTTGCCTCTTCCATTAAATCCGCATCAGCCACTGCGACAGAGAGACCAAAACGTCAAAGGCAGTCGAATGAGCTGCGAAAGATAT TCCTGAAAACCGGTATTATTCCTACGGCCTCCGGCTCCAGTTATGTCGAATTCGAACCATCAGCCTCTCTCGCCGCTGCGCGCTCGTCTCCTCAGTCTTTGATTCCCCCATCGTCTTCCCTAAAACTGGCTTGCACAGTCCACGGCCCCAAACCCCTCCCACGATCTGCTACATTCTCGCCGAATATCGTTCTTACAACACATGTCAAATACGCCCCATTTGCTGCCCGCAAGAGGAAGGGCCATATCCGCGACACGAGCGAACGTGATCTCGGCGTACACTTGGAAACTGCGCTGCGCGGGGTGATTATCGCTGAGCGATGGCCAAAGAGTGGATTAGATATCACGATTACGGTGCTAGAAGCAGAGGACGACCGCTGGTGGGGCGATGCGGCAGATTCGCACGATGCGTCCTGGGGCTTGATGAACGTTCTGGCTGGATGTATTACGGCTGCATCTGCTGCCATTGCAGACGCGCGGATTGATTGTCTTGACCTTGTAGCGGGTGGTGTGGCAGCTCTTGTTTGTGATGAGTCGACgaaggacgaggaagagccGAAGCTGAAGCTGGATACGGACCCGGCAGAACACCGGTCAATTCAATCTGCTTGCGTGGTGGCGTATATGCCTGGGCGGGACGAGATTACAGAGCTTTGGCTTAAGGGTGATAGTTCGAAGGCGTCGTTAGGCGATGGTGACCAGCGTGCTGGGCATGAGGCTCTGATAGACGGCGCGGTGGATGCAGCTCGAGGGGCTCATACAGTTCTGGCAGAAGCAGTCAAGGAATCCGCCGAGCGGTTCATCCGTCTGGCTATGGGGTAA
- the CHO2 gene encoding phosphatidylethanolamine N-methyltransferase (BUSCO:EOG09260EZT;~COG:I;~EggNog:ENOG410PFFD;~InterPro:IPR007318,IPR016219;~PFAM:PF04191;~TransMembrane:12 (i80-99o105-127i196-216o222-241i253-273o293-318i394-412o418-440i470-489o495-516i528-545o565-591i);~go_function: GO:0004608 - phosphatidylethanolamine N-methyltransferase activity [Evidence IEA];~go_process: GO:0006644 - phospholipid metabolic process [Evidence IEA]), producing MDRGLSTGTHQEHDGLRERNVTSQTNPAATTEALTATGDAEPKGKTGKAFGRTPGGTVFTVPETHDMVSQLLSPSEPKNLSDLVVLAILGAHILLLWQLPAGARVPVFAAVYLFWRACYNVGIGWLLHNQSHHNTLVRWAEKTKVFVNPATGKNPHPQVYDLIKRELETKIRADYSFDKAPIEYNTWLVFRRLVDLILMCDFTSYCLFAIACSHHPVSESILMSTLRWSAGIVLVLFNLWVKLDAHRVVKDYAWYWGDFFYLLEGELTFDGVFEMAPHPMYSVGYAGFYGISLMAASYKVLFISIIAHAAQFAFLVLVENPHIDRTYNPPPPRKRATEQDSVSAVASHRSDSPIAPTSVDESVPQAPLDPSAPPESVHNLLGPHNLDLHRNTDASVMLVQFLVFALAVLTPSTPGYQFLFVANAAVWRIWFSVGIGYLLNRQSNSKGWTRHFVKYGESPQEAWSQWKGTYHLSMIMCYASFIAAVWKLYTFPADWGYGLVLLRHVVGAGLVALQVWTNVSIYESLGEFGWFYGDFFFNASSKLTYDGIYRFLNNPERVLGLAGVWGAVLITNSAAITFLALLSHILSLAFIQFVERPHMQKLYGQSLRRDAGLVKSLKRSLPPSLQQLHGSVDKIFDESFEFVEELLESARPKLAAGVNTFVKDTTALFQKYPARVTITRIDADLAGYDLHDYSLEIESTNSSSIDEPDQPSGREGANARMPLDRRGDLKNLVFEYGAPVKIRWTAPLKHNKKDWIGLYRVTDNTSREVTRVSSQGRWVAINQGHYDNSTCEKGIVTSDEVHHENGREYATGEVVFSGDKLFWTQGVFEFRYHHNGKHNVMAISRPFEIRIRRFNEEDMLLQNPALAETSVESALLPIVRNCFDRDPEIAPESVDESFGSLVERDGKFAKRVVFAVHQTFGIELAPEVVQADGNVRNLAWRVCNAKRVLAPYSMSRNGATTPTEEKI from the exons ATGGATCGTGGCCTTTCAACAGGCACCCATCAAGAACATGATGGACTCCGCGAGAGAAACGTCACCTCTCAAACCAATCCTGCTGCCACCACTGAGGCTTTGACGGCCACGGGGGATGCAGAACCCAAGGGAAAGACTGGGAAGGCATTTGGGAGAACTCCGGGTGGCACTG TGTTTACAGTACCGGAGACTCACGACATGGTTTCTCAACTTCTGTCGCCCTCGGAGCCTAAGAACCTGTCCGATCTGGTTGTGCTGGCCATCCTCGGGGCGCACATCCTGCTTCTCTGGCAACTCCCCGCAGGAGCCAGAGTTCCCGTCTTCGCCGCGGTCTACCTGTTCTGGCGTGCATGTTACAACGTTGGGATAGGTTGGCTCCTTCACAACCAGTCACACCATAACACCTTGGTCCGCTGGGCGGAGAAGACCAAGGTCTTTGTCAACCCGGCGACCGGCAAGAACCCTCACCCTCAGGTATACGACCTCATCAAGCGAGAGTTGGAGACTAAGATCAGGGCCGATTACTCCTTCGACAAAGCCCCTATTGAGTACAACACTTGGCTTGTCTTCAGACGCCTGGTGGACTTGATCTTGATGTGCGACTTTACGTCTTACTGCCTCTTTGCGATAGCTTGTAGTCACCACCCCGTCAGCGAGAGTATTCTCATGAGCACCCTCCGCTGGTCTGCGGGTATCGTCTTGGTCCTGTTCAACCTCTGGGTCAAACTAGATGCCCATCGTGTGGTAAAAGACTATGCTTGGTACTGGGGTGATTTCTTCTATCTCCTCGAGGGAGAATTGACCTTTGATGGCGTCTTCGAAATGGCCCCACACCCCATGTATTCTGTCGGCTACGCTGGCTTCTACGGTATTTCGTTGATGGCCGCAAGCTACAAAGTTCTGTTCATCTCCATTATCGCCCATGCAGCACAATTCGCCTTTCTGGTCCTGGTCGAGAACCCTCACATCGACAGGACGTACaaccctccgccgcctcGCAAGCGAGCAACGGAACAGGACTCGGTCTCCGCAGTTGCGTCCCACCGATCGGACTCTCCCATTGCGCCAACCTCTGTCGATGAATCTGTGCCCCAAGCGCCATTGGACCCCAGCGCTCCACCGGAGTCAGTCCACAACCTGCTCGGTCCCCACAATTTGGATCTGCACCGAAACACAGATGCCTCTGTGATGCTCGTACAGTTTCTCGTATTCGCTCTGGCTGTCTTGACGCCTTCAACTCCGGGATATCAGTTCCTCTTTGTCGCAAATGCGGCCGTATGGCGTATCTGGTTTTCCGTCGGTATCGGATACTTGCTCAACCGTCAGTCTAATAGTAAAGGGTGGACCCGGCATTTCGTCAAGTATGGTGAGAGTCCGCAAGAGGCTTGGAGCCAGTGGAAAGGCACCTACCACCTGAGCATGATCATGTGCTATGCTAGCTTCATTGCTGCCGTATGGAAGCTCTATACCTTCCCTGCTGATTGGGGATATGGTCTGGTTCTCCTGCGACACGTCGTGGGCGCGGGTCTCGTCGCCTTGCAAGTCTGGACCAATGTCAGCATCTACGAGTCTCTCGGAGAATTCGGTTGGTTCTATGGtgacttcttcttcaatgcgtCGTCCAAGTTGACCTACGATGGTATCTATCGCTTCTTGAACAACCCCGAGCGTGTCCTGGGTCTCGCAGGCGTCTGGGGTGCGGTCTTGATCACTAACAGCGCCGCCATTACTTTCCTTGCTCTGTTGAGTCACATCCTGAGTCTGGCATTCATCCAGTTTGTAGAACGTCCACACATGCAGAAGCTTTATGGCCAGAGCCTGCGTCGCGATGCTGGATTGGTAAAGAGTCTGAAACGGTCTCTGCCTCCTTCCCTGCAGCAGCTGCACGGAAGTGTCGACAAGATCTTCGATGAATCGTTTGAATTTGTCGAAGAACTTCTTGAATCTGCTCGTCCCAAGCTCGCGGCCGGTGTTAACACATTTGTCAAGGACACCACTGCCCTGTTCCAGAAGTACCCGGCCCGTGTGACCATCACGCGTATTGACGCTGACTTGGCTGGCTATGACTTGCATGACTACTCACTGGAGATTGAAAGCACTAACTCGTCTTCTATTGATGAACCCGACCAACCCAGCGGCCGCGAAGGAGCCAACGCGCGGATGCCTCTGGACCGTCGCGGTGACCTCAAGAACCTGGTGTTTGAATATGGTGCTCCGGTTAAGATCAGGTGGACTGCTCCTCTCAAGCACAACAAGAAGGACTGGATTGGTCTCTACAGGGTCACTGACAACACGTCTCGCGAAGTAACCCGTGTCTCGTCCCAGGGTCGTTGGGTGGCTATCAACCAGGGCCACTACGACAACTCGACATGCGAAAAGGGAATTGTCACGAGCGACGAGGTCCATCACGAGAACGGCCGTGAGTACGCGACAGGTGAAGTCGTCTTCTCGGGGGACAAGCTCTTCTGGACTCAGGGtgtcttcgagttccggTACCACCACAACGGCAAGCACAATGTCATGGCCATTTCTCGTCCCTTCGAGATCCGGATCCGCCGGTTCAACGAGGAGGACATGCTCCTGCAGAACCCGGCTCTGGCCGAGACATCAGTGGAATCTGCTCTATTGCCTATCGTTCGTAATTGTTTCGATCGGGATCCTGAGATTGCCCCTGAGAGTGTGGACGAGTCGTTTGGCAGTCTCGTGGAGCGGGATGGTAAATTTGCCAAGCGGGTCGTTTTTGCCGTGCACCAAAC ATTTGGTATTGAATTGGCCCCTGAAGTAGTTCAGGCCGATGGGAACGTTCGCAACTTGGCATGGCGGGTGTGCAACGCAAAGAGAGTCTTG GCCCCCTACAGCATGTCGAGGAACGGTGCTACAACCCCGACTGAGGAGAAAATATAA
- the nbp35 gene encoding Fe-S cluster-binding ATPase (COG:D;~EggNog:ENOG410PHVZ;~InterPro:IPR019591,IPR027417,IPR033756,IPR028601, IPR000808;~PFAM:PF10609,PF01656;~go_function: GO:0005524 - ATP binding [Evidence IEA];~go_function: GO:0051536 - iron-sulfur cluster binding [Evidence IEA];~go_function: GO:0051539 - 4 iron, 4 sulfur cluster binding [Evidence IEA];~go_process: GO:0016226 - iron-sulfur cluster assembly [Evidence IEA]): protein MAPSFEEPTAEYITAPSKMAPNLVAPEPEHCPGPESEKAGQGDACAGCPNQSICASAPKGPDPDIPIITERLSQIRHKILVLSGKGGVGKSTFTSLLAHAFAANPDSTVGIMDTDICGPSVPKMMGVEAETIHVSNAGWSPVWVTDNLGAMSVQFMLPNRDDAVIWRGPKKNGLIKQFLKDVDWGELDYLIVDTPPGTSDEHLSVNSLLKESGVDGAVVVTTPQEVSLLDVRKEIDFCRKAGIRVLGLVENMSGFVCPKCTHESQIYRATTGGGRRLAKKMGIPFLGAVPLDPRVGMACDFGESFVDNFPDSPASQAIKQVVRSVGQLIGEDPDQVLPADMVE, encoded by the exons ATGGCACCCTCATTTGAGGAGCCAACGGCTGAATACATCACAGCGCCGTCCAAGATGGCGCCAAATCTGGTGGCCCCCGAACCAG AGCACTGTCCGGGCCCCGAATCCGAAAAGGCAGGCCAAGGGGATGCCTGCGCTGGCTGTCCCAATCAATCCATCTGTGCTTCCGCGCCCAAAGGCCCCGATCCAGACATCCCGATTATCACCGAACGTCTTTCGCAAATCCGACACAAAATCCTAGTGCTTTCTGGTAAAGGCGGTGTCGGAAAATCGACCTTTACTTCCCTCTTGGCCCATGCTTTCGCGGCAAATCCCGACTCGACAGTAGGAATTATGGATACCGACATCTGTGGACCATCCGTTCCCAAAATGATGGGCGTTGAGGCGGAAACAATTCATGTGAGCAACGCGGGTTGGAGTCCAGTTTGGGTTACGGATAATTTGGGGGCTATGAGTGTGCAATTCATGCTGCCTAACCGGGATGACGCGGTCATTTGGAGAGGTCCCAAGAAGAACGGGCTCATCAAACAGTTCCTGAAAGATGTGGACTGGGGCGAATTGGATTATCTGATTGTGGATACTCCCCCAGGTACTTCAGACGAGCATCTGTCGGTGAACTCGCTTCTGAAGGAGTCCGGTGTTGATGGGGCCGTGGTGGTGACCACTCCCCAGGAAGTATCACTGTTGGATGTCCGCAAAGAAATTGACTTCTGTCGCAAGGCCGGCATCCGTGTTCTGGGCTTGGTAGAGAATATGTCGGGATTTGTTTGCCCCAAATGCACCCACGAGTCTCAGATTTACCGGGCCACCACCGGAGGCGGTCGACGACTCGCGAAGAAGATGGGTATTCCCTTTTTGGGGGCCGTTCCTTTGGACCCTCGGGTTGGTATGGCCTGTGATTTTGGCGAGAGCTTTGTGGACAATTTTCCGGATAGTCCGGCGTCGCAGGCGATCAAACAGGTCGTGCGCTCGGTCGGTCAGCTGATCGGAGAGGACCCAGATCAGGTTCTGCCTGCAGATATGGTTGAGTGA
- a CDS encoding pepsin-like aspartic protease (COG:O;~EggNog:ENOG410PHZY;~InterPro:IPR033121,IPR021109,IPR001461,IPR034163;~MEROPS:MER0090757;~PFAM:PF00026;~SECRETED:SignalP(1-19);~go_function: GO:0004190 - aspartic-type endopeptidase activity [Evidence IEA];~go_process: GO:0006508 - proteolysis [Evidence IEA]): MQLLQSFVFALLFSCEARSAPTPTTTRSQLQGRSFKIERVRQGASVLDGATALQRSYRKYGIAAVDLGIDDLLDIKPLSSGNSQTNTDDDQTGEVSAVSVQGDAQFVSPVTIGGQTIVMNFDTGSADFWVMNTQLPSDQTKGHTIYDPSKSSTYKEMKDYTFNITYGDSSYAYGGVGQDTVDIGGATATGQAVGLPTEVSSYFVGDTCSNGLVGLGFSVLNMVQPEPQKTFFDNVADNLDEPLFTALLKSDGQGEYEFGTIDPNKYSGQLINVTVDPSAGFWQFDSKFFSVGNGPLEQVSTAPTSIVDSGTSLMLMSPEVAAAYYAQVDRAVYANSAGGWIYPCSSELPNFSVAVGNSYMATVPGSLINFAGVGQNSTTGEDLCYGGIQSNQDTSLQILGDVFMKSMFVVFDKRGPSISFASPVWE; encoded by the exons ATGCAGCTCCTACAGTCCTTTGTGTTTGCTCTGCTTTTTAGCTGCGAGGCGCGCTCTGCGCCCACACCAACTACGACTCGCTCGCAACTACAAGGCAGGTcctttaaaattgagcgAGTCCGCCAAGGTGCCTCCGTCCTCGATGGTGCCACTGCTCTGCAGAGATCATACAGGAAATATGGAATTGCGGCGGTGGACTTAGGCATTGATGATCTATTGGATATCAAGCCCTTGAGCTCTGGTAACAGCCAAACCAACACAGACGATGACCAAACCGGAGAGGTTAGCGCTGTGTCTGTCCAGGGAGACGCTCAGTTTGTCTCGCCAGTTACAATTGGTGGACAGACGATTGTCATGAACTTTGATACTGGCTCCGCAGACTT TTGGGTGATGAACACACAGCTTCCATCTGATCAGACGAAAGGACACACCATTTATGACCCTTCGAAATCATCTACTTACaaagaaatgaaggattACACTTTCAACATCACCTACGGCGACTCCTCGTATGCATACGGCGGTGTGGGGCAAGACACAGTTGACATCGGCGGCGCAACGGCCACGGGGCAAGCAGTCGGCTTACCAACCGAAGTCTCCAGCTACTTCGTAGGGGACACTTGCTCGAACGGCCTGGTGGGACTGGGCTTCTCGGTCCTCAACATGGTCCAACCCGAGCCCCAAAAAACCTTCTTTGACAACGTCGCCGATAACTTAGACGAGCCTCTTTTTACCGCCCTCCTTAAAAGTGACGGCCAAGGTGAATACGAGTTTGGGACCATCGACCCCAACAAATATTCGGGCCAGCTGATCAACGTAACCGTTGATCCGTCTGCTGGCTTCTGGCAATTTGACTCCAAGTTCTTCTCGGTTGGAAACGGACCTCTGGAACAAGTCTCTACAGCACCTACATCGATTGTCGACTCTGGCACTTCGCTGATGCTGATGAGTCCCGAGGTTGCTGCCGCTTACTACGCTCAGGTTGATCGTGCAGTGTATGCCAACAGTGCTGGAGGATGGATTTACCCTTGCAGCTCGGAACTCCCAAACTTTTCGGTTGCGGTTGGGAACAGCTATATGGCCACGGTCCCGGGGTCGTTGATTAACTTTGCGGGGGTGGGCCAGAATAGCACAACAGGTGAAGACC TGTGCTATGGTGGTATCCAATCGAACCAAGACACCTCATTGCAGATCCTTGGAGATGTGTTTATGAAGTCTATGTTTGTTGTCTTTGATAAGAGAGGGCCATCCATTTCATTCGCGTCTCCTGTATGGGAATAG
- the ARC1_2 gene encoding putative cofactor for methionyl- and glutamyl-tRNA synthetases (BUSCO:EOG09263JFQ;~COG:J;~EggNog:ENOG410PIC3;~InterPro:IPR002547,IPR012340,IPR036282;~PFAM:PF01588;~go_function: GO:0000049 - tRNA binding [Evidence IEA]) codes for MAINSAPETSLLSLLYRSYPAAISPDATEPDLLHASPKIFPQTEFSTSEHADIKQWLATISGLQSALTSDDKAAVSQILSQLNGHLASRTTLLGTKPSVADISAYALLGPVVEKWTPEERTGEKGYHHIVRHVDFVQNSRLFGLQIPDEEKVGVDLDDVRFFPKPVDPKEEKERKKKEKAAAQNPAAAGESKTVVVGQGKSEQAKGEEATGGKKEKKDKKEKKEKQPKQPKAAPAPAAPPSPSIIDLRIGHILRAVNHPNADSLYVSTIDCGDAPGTENTSLDEATGKTVRTVCSGLNGLVPLEEMQNRKIVAVCNLKPVTMRGIKSCAMVLAASPRVAEGEDSHAGPVELVSPPQDAPAGERVTFDGWSEGEPEKVLNPKKKVWETFQPGFTTTEDLEVAFDSSAVPAVQGQEGKPALGKLLTASGGLCKAKTLKNAAVR; via the coding sequence ATGGCCATCAACTCAGCTCCTGAGacctccctcctctccctcctttACCGGTCCTACCCCGCCGCCATCTCGCCTGATGCCACGGAGCCCGACCTCCTGCACGCGAGCCCCAAGATCTTCCCGCAAACCGAATTTTCCACCTCCGAGCACGCCGACATCAAGCAATGGCTGGCGACGATCTCGGGTCTCCAGAGCGCCCTCACCAGTGATGACAAGGCCGCTGTTTCGCAGATCCTCTCGCAACTGAACGGGCACCTGGCCTCGCGGACGACCCTGCTCGGTACCAAGCCCTCTGTCGCTGATATCTCCGCGTATGCGCTTTTGGGCCCTGTAGTGGAGAAATGGACCCCCGAGGAGCGTACTGGTGAGAAGGGATACCACCACATTGTTCGTCATGTGGATTTTGTGCAGAACAGCCGCCTGTTTGGATTGCAGATCCCCGATGAGGAGAAGGTTGGCGTTGACCTGGACGATGTGCGCTTCTTCCCCAAGCCCGTTGATcccaaggaggagaaggagcggaagaagaaggagaaggctgcTGCTCAGAACCCTGCTGCCGCTGGCGAGTCGAAGACCGTTGTTGTCGGACAGGGCAAGTCTGAGCAGGCCAAGGGCGAGGAGGCCACTGGAggcaagaaggaaaagaaggacaagaaagagaagaaggagaagcagCCTAAGCAGCCCAAGGCTGCTCCCGCACCTGCTGCCCCGCCATCGCCTTCCATCATTGACCTGCGCATTGGTCATATCCTGCGCGCTGTGAACCACCCCAACGCCGACTCGCTCTATGTCTCGACCATCGACTGCGGTGATGCCCCCGGCACTGAGAACACCTCGTTGGATGAAGCCACAGGAAAAACCGTGCGAACTGTGTGCTCCGGTCTGAACGGCCTGGTTCCCCTGGAGGAGATGCAAAACCGCAAGATCGTCGCCGTCTGCAACCTCAAACCCGTGACCATGCGTGGCATCAAGTCCTGCGCGATGGTCCTCGCCGCCTCTCCCCGCGTCGCTGAGGGTGAGGACTCGCACGCCGGCCCCGTCGAGCTGGTCAGCCCGCCTCAGGACGCACCGGCTGGTGAGCGTGTCACCTTCGACGGCTGGAGTGAGGGTGAGCCGGAGAAGGTTCTGAACcccaagaagaaggtgtGGGAGACTTTCCAGCCTGGATTCACGACTACGGAGGACTTGGAGGTTGCGTTTGATAGCAGCGCTGTGCCAGCTGTGCAGGGCCAGGAGGGCAAGCCGGCTCTGGGCAAGCTGCTCACTGCGTCCGGTGGTCTTTGCAAGGCTAAGACCTTGAAGAATGCTGCTGTTCGGTAG